From one Humulus lupulus chromosome 8, drHumLupu1.1, whole genome shotgun sequence genomic stretch:
- the LOC133796027 gene encoding uncharacterized protein LOC133796027 codes for MGTAYEIWESLQAMFGQQSDQCIHEATITYMNMKMKKGVSVREHVLDMINTLHDAEVHGATIDERTQVSLILESLTPAFSTFTTNYVMEKLEYNMAQLLNEMQTFESLNKSNAKVEVANTANSKPSSSKGKNNKR; via the coding sequence ATGGGCACTGCATATGAAATATGGGAGTCTCTTCAAGCCATGTTTGGACAGCAGTCCGATCAATGCATACATGAGGCTACTATAACCTATatgaacatgaaaatgaagaaaggagtttctgtcagagaacatgttctAGACATGATCAATACATTGCATGATGCAGAGGttcatggagcaaccattgatgagaGGACTCAAGTTAGcctgatacttgaatctctcacaccagcttttTCCACATTTACCACCAACTATGTTATGGAAAAGTTGGAGTATAATATGGCTCAGCTGTTAAATGAGATGCAGACTTTTGAATCACTCAATAAGAGTAATGCAAAAGTAGAAGTAGCAAATACTGCTAATTCTAAACCTTCCTCTTCAAAAGGGAAAAATAACAAGAGATAG